CGGGGCAGCTGTCCACGATGCGCACGCGCAGGGTGCCCTTGGGGCCTTGAATCTCCGCGCAGGCCCCGCACGCCGCGCTGCCCTGGTACTCGGTCTTGATGATGGCGGCGACGTCCAGGTCCTCCGGGGTGGCATCGAAGCCACAGTTGCCGGTGCCATTCGCCTCCCAGTAGTAGGTGATGACTCCGTCCCTGAACGCGCCGAGCGGGCGCGAGGTCATCGTGTCGCCACCGGTACCGGTGCCCGCGTCGGGGCCGGGGCCAGTGCCCGCGTCGGAGCCGGAGCCGGTGCCCGCGTCGGAACCGGTGCCACTGCCCGCGTCGGAGCCGGTGCCACTGCCCGCGTCCTGGCCATTGCCCGGGGGCGTGCCAGCGCCCGCGTCCGCGCGGGTGCGGGCGTCGGCGCCCGGCTGTTCCTCGGTGTCGTCCGGGGGCTGGCATGCGGCCGAGCACAGCAGCAGGGCCGCGAGGGCGGTGGAACGAGCGAGGAAGCGGGGCACGAAGCGCATGGGGCACCCTCCGCGAGAAGAGCCGCGTGGCTCTCATGGTGCGCACCTCGTGGACTCCGCGCACGCCGTGCTTTCGCTCCCTGTCACACCCCCGTCATCCGTCTCCCCGCTCTCCCCGCGCACGCCGGAATTCAGAGGGCGGTGGAGGCACATCTTTCCGTCTGAATCGCGTCATGAAGCAAGGTGAACGATCGCTCCGCGAGAGTCGCTCCGAGGAATGTCGTTCCTGTGGATAGAATCGAACCGTCATGCCCGTTCCATCCAAGCCAGGACTTCACGCCTCCCACCGCACGTCCATGACACGAGCGGCCTTGGAGAGCCTCAGGGCTCCTTCGCTGGCGACCCGCCTGGTGCTCATCAGGCATCCCGAGCACGGCGATGAGCTCAACGGCAAGGCGCTGTGCGATCAGATCCGCCAGCTGCTCAAGAACCAGCCGGGCACCTTCTGCTTCTTCCACGATGGCACCAGCATGGTGAACGCGCGCATCGGCTACGCGAGCGCGTTCAAGGAGCTCGATCGCGAGCTGGCGGAGCGGACGACGGAGGTGGTGTGCGCCATCCCCGGCCCCATCCCGCGGATGATGCTTTACACGGTCGCGACGATCTCCGAGAAGCCATGGGCCATCTTCCGCACCCGGCCCGAGGCCGAGATGCACATGCGGATGCGCGGCTATGACGCCGCCGACTACACCCAGCCCTTCGAGGGACTGTTGAAGCTGAAGGTGCTGGGCCGCTTCTGAGTCACGGACGGCGCAGCCGCGAGTTCAGCCAGCCCTGGCCCGGACGCGCCGAGCCGTCCACCGCGAGCGGAGTGATGGAGATGGCGCCCTGCTCCAGCGCCGTGGTGTCGGCGTCCTTCTGGGGCTCGGGGGCGCACGAGAGGTCGAGCCCGCAGATGTGCCCCGCGGAGTAGTAGAGGCCGTTCGCGTCGACCCGGTAGTAGCGCGGGCGGACCACCTCGCCGTGCCCCACGGACGTCACGCGCGGAGGCTGCACGAGCGCCGGATCGAACTTCCCCTCGGCATCGAGCACGACGGGGTAGTTGACGTTGAGGGCCACCCGGTCGGGCAGCAGCGCCTCGCCGGGCCGGGCCGTGTCTCGCAGTTGTGCGATCAGCTCCCGGACGAAGGCCGCGGCATGGGGCGCCGCCGCGCCGGTCTGCGAGAAGCCCGTGCTCGCGTCCTGCATGTGGATGGAGATGCTCACGGCCATGGAGGGCACTCCCTCCTCCGCGGCGGTGACGGCCGCGCCCACCGTGCCCGAGTGGTTCACCGCGCGCCCCACGTTCTGACCGGAGTTCATGCCCGAGACGACGAGGTCCGGAGGCACGT
The sequence above is drawn from the Archangium gephyra genome and encodes:
- the surE gene encoding 5'/3'-nucleotidase SurE — its product is MRAPRPLGLFLLASFLGAGTQAQASPESSSAAERPLRILLTSDDGINASGLRLLRDTLCAAGHQVIVVAPSADRSGSSGALSLNVYLRATRSEFSCGGTPAQAWAVTGTPSDSVLFGLSAVLGDVPPDLVVSGMNSGQNVGRAVNHSGTVGAAVTAAEEGVPSMAVSISIHMQDASTGFSQTGAAAPHAAAFVRELIAQLRDTARPGEALLPDRVALNVNYPVVLDAEGKFDPALVQPPRVTSVGHGEVVRPRYYRVDANGLYYSAGHICGLDLSCAPEPQKDADTTALEQGAISITPLAVDGSARPGQGWLNSRLRRP
- a CDS encoding expansin EXLX1 family cellulose-binding protein, with the protein product MRFVPRFLARSTALAALLLCSAACQPPDDTEEQPGADARTRADAGAGTPPGNGQDAGSGTGSDAGSGTGSDAGTGSGSDAGTGPGPDAGTGTGGDTMTSRPLGAFRDGVITYYWEANGTGNCGFDATPEDLDVAAIIKTEYQGSAACGACAEIQGPKGTLRVRIVDSCPDCTTPGHLDLSPSAFAKLADMAAGRVQVKWRFVTCPVSGPLRYRFKEGSSQWWTGLQVRNHHKPIRKLEWLSLGTWVEVPRQDYNYFVQPTGLGLGLLPLRVTAWDGEVVYDTLPGILDSQVVSGVRQFSPLP